A stretch of Clostridiales bacterium DNA encodes these proteins:
- a CDS encoding saccharopine dehydrogenase family protein: ILKGIWKGEGVFNMEQLDPDPFMDALNKWGLPWKENFNPVLVD; this comes from the coding sequence TTATCCTAAAAGGTATTTGGAAAGGCGAGGGCGTATTTAATATGGAGCAGCTCGATCCCGATCCTTTTATGGACGCGCTGAACAAGTGGGGCTTGCCCTGGAAAGAAAATTTCAATCCCGTATTGGTGGATTAA